In Synechococcus sp. Nb3U1, one DNA window encodes the following:
- a CDS encoding sigma 54-interacting transcriptional regulator → MTPAERAQWLKNHTLFQALSLESLYPLAEQMQEHPFQQGQALAEAGTVPDGIQILIQGRMDSVPLTRREERDPLSRVSLLPGSVVGLAEVLAEQPLSRSVIALSNGSLGWIPAAAVRAWAAGHPQVATWLSNRVEAQELAEALAQMTARLTYEQERQVALRPYLVPKVERGIVGPSRYAVRLRQQVKEAAHSREPILIFGEPGLEKDNIAALIHFGSPYRRQPMIKLDCSALQSSGADLFGRAGGKPGLLEWLGEGTLLLNNIQELPAELMPKILKLLETGSYTPVQRGESEPALDPRPYRCRILMVSERVIPALEPWVTAIKVPPLRVRKADIKAKADYFLSLYTRRRGIPKPSLAPEALRRLQSYDYPGNSRELRNLIERAVVQAAGAPVLNEEVFWAPQPRGKQFRLNLLNAYPSLRKFLRSPWWTDRLNYGLVLPTYTLVVFLLFWGPQDRAHNVGLNLFWAWWWPLVLLVFPVLGRVWCAVCPFMIYGELVQKLSLWLWPRQLGKWPRQSAERWGGWVLFAGFALIFLWEEIWDLPNTAYLSAWLLLLITGGAVVCSLLFERRFWCRYLCPIGGMNGLYAKLSITELRAQQGTCSAECTTYQCYKGGPQKGEGLETGGCPLYSHPAQLQDNKDCVLCMTCLKACPHRSVEFNLRPPGIELWTTHTPRPHEVALLLLLLGGIYLHCLPQVLAWIEQVWGLSWDLQGFWPHLAAALLALGIPSVVPVLAYGLTWLQQGMRKGKGQRGFAEMIYGYLPLVLGGTLAFYWPLFLTEAGQILPVTWATFGQTGSTLPTWTAHPAVIDFLQGSTLIVALVLSWVLIQKIARQGWQWLSHLGALVLTVSLWQVLGI, encoded by the coding sequence ATGACCCCCGCAGAGCGTGCCCAGTGGCTCAAAAATCACACCCTATTTCAAGCGCTGTCGCTAGAGAGTTTGTATCCGCTGGCGGAACAGATGCAGGAGCACCCCTTTCAGCAGGGGCAGGCTTTGGCAGAAGCCGGAACGGTGCCAGACGGGATCCAGATTTTGATCCAGGGGCGCATGGACTCCGTCCCGCTGACGCGACGGGAAGAACGGGATCCCTTGTCGCGGGTGAGCCTGTTACCGGGATCCGTTGTCGGTTTGGCAGAGGTGCTGGCGGAGCAACCCTTGTCCCGGAGTGTGATCGCCCTCTCAAATGGGAGCTTGGGCTGGATCCCTGCTGCTGCGGTGCGGGCCTGGGCAGCAGGGCATCCCCAGGTGGCGACCTGGCTGTCTAACCGAGTGGAAGCCCAGGAATTGGCAGAAGCCCTGGCCCAGATGACGGCTCGCCTCACCTACGAACAAGAACGTCAGGTGGCTTTGCGGCCCTATTTGGTGCCGAAGGTAGAGCGGGGCATCGTCGGCCCCAGCCGGTACGCGGTGCGGTTGCGCCAGCAGGTGAAGGAGGCCGCCCACAGCCGCGAGCCGATTTTGATTTTTGGGGAACCGGGCCTAGAAAAAGACAATATTGCCGCCCTGATCCACTTCGGATCCCCTTATCGTCGCCAACCTATGATCAAGCTGGATTGCAGCGCTTTGCAGTCTAGTGGCGCTGATCTGTTTGGACGGGCCGGGGGCAAACCAGGATTGCTGGAGTGGCTGGGAGAGGGCACTCTACTTCTGAATAACATCCAAGAGCTGCCCGCTGAGCTGATGCCTAAGATCCTGAAGCTACTGGAGACGGGATCCTACACACCGGTACAACGGGGGGAGAGCGAACCGGCTTTGGATCCCCGCCCCTATCGCTGTCGGATTCTCATGGTGTCGGAACGGGTGATCCCTGCCCTAGAACCCTGGGTGACCGCCATCAAGGTGCCGCCGCTACGGGTACGCAAAGCCGATATCAAAGCCAAGGCCGACTATTTCCTCAGCCTTTATACCCGCCGCCGTGGGATCCCGAAACCAAGCCTGGCCCCAGAAGCCTTGCGCCGCCTGCAAAGCTACGACTACCCTGGCAACTCGCGGGAACTGCGTAACTTAATCGAACGGGCAGTGGTACAGGCGGCAGGGGCGCCGGTGCTGAACGAAGAGGTGTTTTGGGCCCCTCAACCTCGCGGCAAACAGTTTCGCCTCAACCTCCTCAATGCCTATCCGAGCCTGCGAAAGTTTTTGCGCAGCCCTTGGTGGACGGATCGCCTCAACTATGGCCTGGTGCTGCCTACTTATACGCTGGTGGTGTTTCTGCTGTTTTGGGGCCCCCAGGATCGGGCTCACAACGTTGGGTTGAATTTATTTTGGGCTTGGTGGTGGCCGCTGGTGCTGCTGGTGTTCCCGGTTTTGGGGCGGGTGTGGTGTGCCGTGTGCCCCTTCATGATCTACGGGGAATTGGTGCAGAAGCTGTCGTTGTGGCTGTGGCCACGGCAACTGGGGAAATGGCCCCGACAATCGGCGGAGCGATGGGGCGGATGGGTCTTGTTTGCCGGGTTTGCCCTGATTTTTTTGTGGGAAGAAATTTGGGATCTGCCCAATACGGCCTATCTCTCGGCGTGGTTGCTGTTGCTGATTACGGGCGGGGCAGTGGTGTGCTCGCTGTTGTTTGAGCGGCGCTTTTGGTGTCGCTATCTTTGCCCGATTGGAGGCATGAACGGCCTTTACGCCAAACTCTCAATAACAGAACTGCGGGCGCAGCAGGGTACCTGTTCGGCGGAATGCACCACTTACCAGTGCTACAAGGGTGGGCCACAAAAAGGGGAAGGCCTGGAAACCGGGGGCTGCCCCCTCTACTCCCATCCAGCGCAACTGCAGGATAACAAAGACTGTGTGCTGTGCATGACCTGTTTGAAAGCTTGCCCGCACCGCTCGGTGGAGTTCAACCTGCGCCCGCCGGGGATTGAACTGTGGACCACCCATACCCCGCGCCCCCATGAGGTGGCATTGCTATTGCTGCTGCTGGGGGGGATCTACCTCCATTGTTTGCCGCAGGTGCTGGCCTGGATTGAGCAGGTGTGGGGGTTGAGCTGGGATTTGCAGGGGTTTTGGCCTCATCTGGCAGCGGCTCTGTTGGCGCTCGGGATCCCTAGCGTTGTCCCGGTTTTGGCCTATGGATTGACTTGGCTACAGCAGGGGATGAGGAAAGGGAAAGGGCAGCGGGGGTTTGCGGAGATGATCTACGGCTATTTGCCCCTGGTGCTGGGAGGAACCTTGGCCTTTTATTGGCCCCTCTTCTTGACGGAGGCCGGGCAGATTTTGCCGGTAACTTGGGCAACCTTTGGCCAGACGGGATCCACCCTACCGACTTGGACAGCCCATCCGGCGGTGATCGACTTTTTGCAGGGATCCACGCTGATTGTGGCCCTCGTGCTCTCCTGGGTGTTGATCCAAAAAATAGCCCGGCAAGGCTGGCAGTGGCTCTCCCATCTGGGGGCCTTGGTACTGACTGTCAGTTTATGGCAGGTGCTCGGGATATGA